The Lichenihabitans psoromatis genome contains a region encoding:
- a CDS encoding ROK family transcriptional regulator: MSTSLKIAGSNLEHVQTHNRRVVLDAIRRAGALTRAEVARRTHLTAQTVNNIVSVLHDTGLVSAGAPNRGGRGQPSIPYSIDPEGAWSLGFHVDHRSISGAVVDFTGRIRGHKRIPADQPSPTQAADALARMAAPLLKRAGAVESRILGAGLAVPVRFNAGSITSAGPTTLPGWDEGDAADMIEAALGMAVLIENDAVAAAIGERLNGLGREIDSYVYLFMNDGLGAGIMIEGQPWRGTGRNAGEIGHMIVVPDGRPCPCGNHGCLERYVSLSAVYENLGIAPPDATPEFIAHLETSAPGRLDAWVKDAAPRLAQAIGILESAFDPQTVILGGVAPKSVLERLVAALALPVSVGSRASRTLPRVMLGRTGPEAPLLGAASLPIFDEVSPRFDVLLKNG; this comes from the coding sequence GTGTCGACCAGCCTCAAGATCGCGGGCAGCAATCTCGAACATGTGCAGACGCATAATCGGCGTGTCGTCCTCGATGCAATCCGCCGGGCGGGCGCCCTGACGCGAGCCGAGGTCGCGCGGCGAACCCATTTAACTGCGCAAACCGTCAACAACATCGTGAGCGTCCTGCACGACACTGGCTTGGTGTCGGCCGGGGCGCCCAACCGAGGCGGCCGCGGTCAACCCTCGATTCCCTACAGCATCGATCCCGAAGGCGCGTGGTCGCTCGGCTTCCACGTCGACCATCGCAGCATCTCGGGCGCGGTCGTCGATTTCACCGGCCGCATTCGAGGTCACAAGAGAATACCCGCCGATCAGCCCTCGCCCACGCAGGCCGCCGACGCCCTCGCCCGAATGGCCGCACCTTTGCTGAAACGGGCCGGCGCGGTCGAGAGCCGGATTCTCGGGGCCGGATTGGCCGTGCCGGTTCGCTTCAATGCCGGCTCGATCACAAGCGCCGGACCGACGACCCTGCCGGGCTGGGACGAGGGCGACGCGGCAGACATGATCGAAGCCGCGCTCGGCATGGCCGTGCTGATCGAGAACGATGCCGTCGCGGCGGCCATCGGCGAACGCCTGAACGGCCTCGGCCGTGAGATCGATAGCTACGTCTATCTGTTCATGAACGATGGCCTCGGCGCCGGGATCATGATCGAGGGTCAGCCGTGGCGCGGCACGGGCCGAAATGCCGGCGAAATCGGTCATATGATCGTGGTGCCCGATGGCCGGCCATGTCCCTGCGGCAATCACGGCTGCCTCGAGCGGTATGTGTCATTGAGCGCGGTCTACGAGAACCTCGGGATCGCCCCACCGGATGCCACGCCCGAGTTCATCGCCCATCTCGAAACGAGCGCCCCCGGTCGCCTCGATGCCTGGGTCAAGGACGCCGCGCCACGCCTCGCCCAAGCAATCGGAATTCTCGAATCGGCCTTCGATCCACAGACCGTGATCCTGGGCGGCGTGGCGCCGAAAAGCGTCTTGGAGCGCTTGGTGGCGGCTCTCGCGCTGCCGGTCTCGGTCGGGTCTCGCGCGTCACGCACCCTGCCTCGCGTCATGCTCGGTCGTACCGGCCCGGAGGCTCCGCTGCTGGGCGCCGCATCCTTGCCGATCTTCGACGAAGTCTCACCACGCTTTGACGTGCTTCTCAAAAACGGTTGA
- a CDS encoding sensor domain-containing diguanylate cyclase, with the protein MTAVDDEFERDSTDLLQFLYACPVGLIRADATGGITMLNPVAMQLLLGLGSVSQSMNLFAAIEAYAPELRHVVSDFGAEQGQICQGHRLFVGRSQGGKTEIPLVLACTIVKLNKDQLIVTLEDISERVAQERRLKQADAWFSSLLNAKDDFAILGLDLDGRIQTADAAVLLQTGFAEHDLVGNHISILDRPDPASSSMSMPDEIACAHRDGWHLAESWSALRNGGRYRCHRLISVRGDESGAGQQVVGYTAVLRPVAQSRMDSDKIRRRLTTDHLTGVCNRAHFFDIAEEELRRCLRTGRPVGLISLDIDYFKLVNDTHGHAVGDQVLKMVASACAAVLRPIDTLARLGGEEFTAMLPGADAVLTSTVAETMRSAIASASIEVGGTDLHVTASLGWVVGSAATGSLADLVQQADRALYTAKRSGRDRVVEGRPVSPVA; encoded by the coding sequence GTGACCGCCGTGGACGATGAATTCGAGCGCGATAGCACGGACCTGCTTCAGTTCCTCTATGCTTGTCCGGTTGGTCTGATCCGAGCCGATGCAACGGGTGGGATCACAATGCTCAATCCGGTTGCAATGCAATTGCTGCTCGGGCTTGGCAGCGTATCGCAGAGCATGAACCTTTTTGCCGCGATCGAGGCTTACGCGCCCGAGTTGCGGCACGTCGTATCCGACTTCGGGGCGGAGCAAGGGCAGATCTGCCAAGGCCATCGCCTCTTCGTGGGCCGTTCGCAAGGGGGTAAGACCGAGATCCCCCTGGTTCTAGCCTGCACGATCGTCAAGCTGAATAAAGATCAGCTTATCGTGACGCTCGAAGACATCTCCGAGCGCGTGGCTCAGGAGCGGCGCTTGAAACAGGCCGATGCTTGGTTTTCGTCGCTCCTCAACGCCAAAGACGATTTCGCCATTCTCGGGCTGGATCTCGACGGCCGCATTCAAACCGCCGATGCGGCCGTGTTGTTGCAGACCGGCTTTGCTGAACATGACCTCGTCGGCAACCACATCAGCATTCTCGATCGGCCCGATCCGGCTTCCTCCTCAATGAGCATGCCGGATGAGATCGCCTGCGCGCATCGGGACGGCTGGCATCTCGCCGAGAGCTGGTCCGCGTTGCGCAATGGGGGGCGTTACCGTTGCCATCGCCTGATTTCAGTGCGCGGCGACGAGAGCGGAGCGGGCCAACAGGTCGTAGGCTATACTGCGGTGCTTCGCCCTGTGGCGCAGTCCCGGATGGATTCCGATAAAATCAGACGCCGTCTGACAACCGACCATCTTACAGGCGTCTGCAACCGCGCCCATTTTTTCGATATTGCTGAAGAAGAGCTTCGCCGCTGCTTGCGGACCGGCAGGCCGGTCGGGCTCATCAGCCTCGACATCGACTATTTCAAGTTGGTCAACGATACTCATGGACATGCAGTGGGAGATCAGGTCTTGAAAATGGTTGCGAGTGCTTGCGCGGCCGTCCTCCGTCCAATCGACACGCTGGCCCGTCTTGGTGGCGAGGAATTCACCGCGATGCTTCCGGGCGCCGATGCCGTTCTGACGTCGACCGTTGCTGAGACGATGCGATCGGCGATCGCATCCGCATCGATCGAGGTCGGTGGAACGGATCTTCACGTTACGGCGAGTTTGGGATGGGTCGTCGGCTCAGCCGCAACCGGGTCTCTCGCGGACCTGGTTCAACAAGCGGATCGAGCCCTCTACACCGCCAAGCGAAGTGGTCGTGACCGCGTCGTGGAAGGTCGTCCTGTGTCGCCTGTCGCTTGA
- a CDS encoding GntR family transcriptional regulator — protein MRAGEPLGVTLQTPDPDASLAERAYDELGRMILTRTLPGGSSVVEGRLAQQLDISRTPMREAILRLAAEGLLVKQGSRSYVVRQVQPVEFFQALKIRELLEAEAIELAIGRVPKSTLDGLREGITRLGSLGVQDTAHWEMDDRLHLLFPEVLGNGVLVRMIRSLRVTTRLFELTSPAGRVAADAAEHLDILTAFESGDARRARAAMVTHLRNVAAEILDVVSGRDGASHRRRSRG, from the coding sequence ATGAGGGCCGGTGAGCCTTTAGGCGTCACGCTCCAGACCCCAGACCCGGACGCGAGTCTCGCCGAACGCGCCTACGACGAGCTCGGGCGCATGATCCTCACGCGGACCTTGCCGGGCGGCAGTTCGGTGGTCGAAGGGCGCCTCGCGCAGCAACTCGACATCTCGCGCACGCCGATGCGGGAGGCGATTCTACGCCTCGCCGCCGAGGGTCTGCTCGTGAAGCAAGGGTCGCGCTCCTATGTGGTGCGGCAGGTGCAACCGGTCGAATTCTTCCAGGCGCTGAAGATCCGCGAATTGCTCGAGGCCGAAGCGATCGAACTCGCGATCGGACGCGTGCCAAAATCGACGCTCGACGGCTTGCGCGAGGGGATCACGCGATTGGGCTCGCTCGGCGTCCAGGATACGGCCCATTGGGAGATGGACGATCGGCTCCATCTGCTGTTTCCCGAGGTCCTCGGTAACGGCGTTCTGGTTCGCATGATCCGGTCGCTGCGCGTCACCACGCGCTTGTTCGAATTGACGAGCCCGGCCGGACGCGTGGCGGCCGATGCGGCCGAACATCTCGATATCCTTACGGCGTTCGAAAGTGGCGACGCCCGCCGCGCGCGGGCCGCCATGGTGACGCATCTGCGGAATGTCGCGGCCGAGATCCTGGATGTCGTGAGCGGCCGCGACGGCGCCTCGCACCGGCGGCGATCGCGCGGCTGA
- a CDS encoding response regulator, whose translation MTFSDDVQPTRLAGFRVLVVEDEMLLAVELIDELQELGAIPIGPIASLPEALAAIENTAIDLAMLNVHLRGQLSFPAAKALVARNIPFVFVTGNDTFVRQHFPQVPAHQKPYEMAQIVDALERLMKEAAARRPAGPAEQQDPDRT comes from the coding sequence ATGACCTTCTCCGATGACGTTCAGCCGACGCGCTTAGCCGGCTTCCGGGTTCTTGTCGTCGAAGACGAGATGCTGCTGGCTGTCGAACTGATCGACGAGTTGCAAGAGCTCGGCGCAATTCCGATCGGCCCGATCGCAAGTCTTCCAGAAGCCCTTGCGGCGATCGAGAATACGGCGATCGATCTCGCCATGCTGAATGTCCATTTGCGCGGGCAATTGTCATTTCCGGCCGCAAAAGCGCTTGTGGCGCGCAACATTCCATTTGTCTTCGTGACGGGCAACGATACGTTCGTGCGTCAACATTTCCCGCAGGTTCCGGCGCACCAAAAGCCCTATGAAATGGCGCAGATCGTCGACGCGCTGGAACGCCTGATGAAGGAAGCGGCGGCTCGCCGACCGGCCGGCCCCGCCGAGCAGCAAGACCCGGACCGCACCTGA
- a CDS encoding SDR family oxidoreductase yields the protein MRVFLTGATGFIGSAIIPELIGAGHQVLGLTRSDAGAQALAIAGVEPYRGDLNDPASLRRGAAEADGVIHCAFDHDFSNFLANCDKDRRNIEALGAALVGSDRPLVITSGTGMGNAVQGEPATEDAFNINHPNPRKASELAGAALSDAGVNVSVVRLPQVHDTVKQGLITPLVALTREKGVSAYVGDGRNRYPAAHVLDVARLYRLALEKREAGARYHAVAEEGVSVRAIAETIGRGLKVPVVSLSPDEAAAHFGWLAMFVGLDLLASSALTQKRLGWHPTGPDLITDLENMDYGTA from the coding sequence ATGCGCGTATTTCTCACCGGCGCGACCGGCTTCATCGGATCGGCCATCATCCCGGAACTCATCGGCGCCGGCCATCAGGTGCTCGGACTGACGCGGTCGGATGCAGGAGCCCAGGCTCTCGCGATCGCCGGCGTCGAGCCGTATCGTGGGGATCTGAACGACCCGGCGAGCCTGCGACGCGGCGCGGCCGAGGCCGATGGCGTCATCCACTGCGCCTTCGACCATGACTTTTCCAACTTCCTGGCGAATTGCGACAAGGATCGACGCAACATCGAGGCTCTTGGCGCCGCACTCGTCGGATCCGACCGCCCCTTGGTCATCACCTCGGGCACCGGCATGGGGAATGCGGTGCAGGGCGAGCCGGCAACCGAAGACGCCTTCAATATTAATCACCCGAACCCCCGCAAGGCTTCGGAGCTGGCCGGTGCGGCCCTGTCGGATGCAGGCGTCAACGTGTCGGTGGTGCGCCTTCCCCAGGTGCATGACACGGTCAAGCAGGGGCTCATCACGCCCTTGGTGGCGCTCACCCGCGAGAAGGGCGTCTCGGCCTATGTGGGCGATGGACGCAATCGCTACCCAGCCGCGCATGTGCTCGACGTCGCGCGCCTTTACCGGCTCGCGTTGGAGAAGCGGGAGGCTGGCGCTCGTTATCACGCGGTGGCCGAGGAAGGCGTGTCGGTCCGCGCGATCGCGGAGACGATCGGTCGAGGCTTGAAGGTGCCGGTGGTCTCGCTTTCGCCGGACGAAGCGGCGGCCCATTTCGGGTGGCTCGCGATGTTCGTCGGTCTCGATCTTTTGGCCTCGAGCGCGCTCACGCAGAAGCGGCTCGGATGGCACCCGACCGGCCCCGACCTCATCACCGACCTCGAAAACATGGACTACGGCACGGCTTAG
- a CDS encoding AMP-binding protein encodes MSQERAAARGRRGLVPSPTRLPDVWPETLPMQGEGEGEVSVAADSLEILQLAAAVNEMFHLYDGGDEANLLATDTFGGWLDHIETVLRGGGSGITFSSSGSSGVPKRCCHSAAHLLAETSFLADWLSDRRRIVAMAPAHHIYGFIFTALLPDHLGVDVWAAERASPADLARDLRAGDLVVGFPERWRWFERSLRHVAPGVTGVTSTAPCPEALIASLRDSGLARMIEVYGSSETAGIALRDDPGDPYALMPHWRFSDESREEAHELVHLSGLRADLPDRIVLTDDGRFRLAGRRDGAVQVGGVNVSPSAVAAQLAGRPGVREAAVRLMRPEEGSRLKAFVVPQPGVDVARLEADLLDWTRRNLTAAERPTMVTFGDNLPRSDLGKNADW; translated from the coding sequence TTGAGCCAAGAGCGCGCGGCGGCACGGGGCCGACGCGGTCTGGTGCCGTCACCGACGCGATTGCCGGACGTGTGGCCCGAGACACTTCCGATGCAGGGTGAGGGTGAGGGCGAGGTCTCGGTCGCGGCGGATTCGCTCGAGATCCTTCAACTCGCCGCCGCCGTGAACGAAATGTTCCACCTCTACGATGGCGGCGACGAGGCCAACCTGTTGGCGACCGACACGTTCGGTGGCTGGCTCGACCACATCGAAACCGTGCTGCGCGGCGGCGGATCGGGCATCACCTTCTCGAGTTCGGGATCGAGCGGCGTCCCGAAACGCTGCTGCCACTCCGCCGCGCATCTTTTGGCCGAGACCTCGTTCCTCGCCGATTGGTTGAGCGACCGGCGGCGCATCGTCGCCATGGCACCGGCTCATCATATCTACGGCTTCATTTTCACTGCCCTGCTTCCCGACCATCTCGGCGTCGATGTGTGGGCGGCCGAGCGGGCGAGTCCTGCCGACCTTGCCCGTGATCTGCGAGCCGGCGATCTCGTCGTCGGTTTCCCGGAACGATGGCGCTGGTTCGAGCGCAGTCTCCGTCATGTGGCTCCGGGCGTGACCGGCGTGACCTCGACGGCGCCGTGTCCCGAGGCGCTTATCGCGTCACTCCGCGACAGTGGCCTTGCCCGAATGATCGAGGTCTATGGATCGTCCGAGACGGCTGGGATCGCGTTACGGGACGACCCCGGCGATCCCTATGCGCTGATGCCCCATTGGCGGTTTTCGGACGAGTCGCGGGAGGAGGCGCACGAACTCGTCCACCTCTCCGGGCTCAGGGCCGATCTGCCGGATCGCATCGTCTTGACGGATGATGGTCGGTTCCGGCTGGCGGGACGGCGCGACGGCGCCGTTCAGGTCGGCGGCGTCAACGTCAGTCCCAGCGCCGTCGCGGCCCAACTCGCGGGGCGACCCGGCGTGCGGGAGGCGGCGGTTCGTCTCATGCGTCCTGAGGAAGGCAGCCGCCTGAAGGCCTTCGTCGTGCCTCAACCCGGCGTCGACGTAGCCCGCCTCGAAGCCGACCTCTTGGATTGGACGAGGCGCAACCTGACGGCGGCCGAGCGGCCGACCATGGTGACGTTCGGCGACAATCTTCCCAGATCCGATCTCGGCAAGAATGCCGATTGGTAG
- a CDS encoding helix-turn-helix transcriptional regulator → MSTEADEADWKAMVADLSEGVLLIRPDGTLTFANTAALAMHGVSRLDELGGSIAGFHKRFILSNARSHPLDPKQDPLARAARGEAFSDMVIRVAKVGDGEHQSIFRVRSLIDRNGEQGGLHSGLLIRNDTELVEAEQRFEHMFRANPAPAAICRLSDFRFCRVNQGFLELTGFKENQVVGRSVYEVDVLRQAEQRAAAIEHLHAGETIRQREACLDVPADSNKWVIVAGHPIDMPGDTRCMLFTFADLEARRKAEIALKQSEERFAKAFQLTPVPTLIGKRAGLAISGLNDSFTQTFGHHLDDCLGKTAAEIGLWIDPKLERRFDRELKRAGAVRNFDGRLRAKDGSELDCMISAESVTIDGEACVLCTLQDITERRRSEKDLIAAIEAAMSDASWFTRGVLDKLAALRQPPRPGEAAPSETSLTRREREVLKRVGHGSTDQEIAEELAVSPNTVRNHVASLHRKLGVNRRSAVVVWARERGLVDAPEPKRSIRAKKR, encoded by the coding sequence TTGAGCACAGAGGCCGACGAGGCGGACTGGAAGGCCATGGTGGCCGACCTCAGCGAAGGCGTCTTGCTGATCAGGCCTGACGGGACACTGACCTTCGCCAACACGGCCGCGCTAGCGATGCATGGCGTCAGCCGGCTCGACGAGCTTGGTGGGTCAATCGCGGGCTTTCACAAGCGGTTTATCCTCAGCAACGCACGGTCGCATCCGCTCGATCCGAAGCAGGATCCACTGGCGCGGGCGGCGCGGGGCGAAGCCTTCTCCGACATGGTAATCCGCGTCGCCAAAGTCGGGGACGGGGAGCATCAGTCGATCTTCAGGGTTCGGAGCCTCATCGATCGGAACGGCGAACAAGGCGGTCTTCACTCCGGCCTGCTGATCCGGAATGATACGGAACTCGTCGAAGCCGAACAGCGGTTCGAGCATATGTTCCGCGCCAACCCGGCCCCGGCCGCGATTTGTCGCCTCTCGGATTTTCGATTCTGTCGCGTCAACCAGGGCTTTCTCGAACTGACCGGGTTCAAGGAAAACCAGGTGGTCGGCCGTTCGGTCTACGAGGTCGATGTGTTGAGGCAGGCGGAGCAGCGGGCCGCCGCCATCGAGCACCTGCACGCCGGCGAAACCATCCGGCAAAGGGAAGCCTGCCTCGACGTCCCTGCGGATAGCAATAAATGGGTGATCGTGGCCGGTCATCCGATCGACATGCCGGGTGATACCCGATGTATGCTGTTCACATTTGCGGATCTCGAGGCGCGGCGGAAGGCTGAGATCGCCCTGAAGCAAAGTGAAGAACGCTTTGCCAAAGCGTTTCAGCTGACGCCGGTCCCGACCTTGATCGGCAAGCGGGCCGGACTTGCCATCTCCGGCCTCAATGATTCCTTCACCCAGACGTTCGGTCACCATCTCGACGATTGCCTGGGCAAGACGGCCGCCGAGATCGGCCTCTGGATCGACCCCAAGCTCGAGCGCCGCTTCGACCGCGAGCTGAAGCGGGCTGGAGCCGTCAGGAACTTCGATGGCCGCCTCCGGGCGAAGGATGGGTCAGAGCTCGACTGCATGATCTCGGCCGAAAGCGTGACGATCGATGGCGAAGCTTGCGTGCTCTGTACGCTGCAGGACATCACCGAACGGCGTCGATCTGAAAAAGACTTGATCGCCGCGATCGAGGCGGCAATGTCGGACGCGTCGTGGTTCACCCGGGGCGTGCTCGATAAGCTTGCGGCGCTCCGGCAACCACCGCGGCCGGGCGAGGCCGCTCCGAGCGAAACATCTCTGACACGGCGCGAGCGCGAGGTGTTGAAGCGCGTCGGCCATGGGTCGACCGATCAGGAGATCGCCGAGGAACTGGCCGTCTCGCCCAACACGGTTCGAAACCATGTCGCGTCCCTCCACCGAAAGCTCGGCGTCAACCGCCGCAGCGCCGTCGTGGTCTGGGCTCGCGAGCGCGGCCTTGTCGATGCGCCGGAGCCGAAACGCTCCATCCGTGCCAAAAAGCGGTAA
- a CDS encoding phosphonate transporter — MSSDQNAFDFATITLADLDRLDSTVINDLSFGVVGLSPEGLVKVYNQTESRAAGLSLDSVLNTHYFATTAQCMNNFMVAQKFEDEPTLDTTLDYVLTLRMRPTPVKLRLLKGSAAPLRYILILRSK; from the coding sequence ATGTCGTCCGACCAAAACGCTTTCGATTTTGCCACGATCACGCTGGCGGATCTCGATCGGCTCGATTCCACGGTCATCAACGACCTTTCGTTCGGTGTCGTCGGGTTGTCGCCCGAAGGTTTGGTGAAGGTTTACAATCAAACAGAGAGCCGCGCGGCCGGCCTTTCGCTCGACAGCGTCTTGAACACGCATTATTTCGCAACGACAGCGCAGTGCATGAACAATTTCATGGTCGCGCAGAAATTCGAGGACGAGCCGACGCTCGATACCACCCTCGATTACGTTCTGACGCTGCGGATGCGGCCTACCCCGGTCAAGCTCCGCTTGCTGAAAGGGAGCGCCGCGCCGTTGCGTTATATATTGATCTTGCGTTCCAAGTGA
- a CDS encoding PepSY domain-containing protein, producing the protein MKFATFVLVSSLFATAASAQTATTTTAPQDGNSNQAVATTGANAMQPAKGANSFTEGQAQGRIEKEGFTKVTALKKDNDGVWRGQGMKGSASVGVWLDYKGNVGQQ; encoded by the coding sequence ATGAAATTCGCGACGTTCGTGCTCGTCAGCAGCCTTTTCGCGACAGCCGCTTCGGCCCAAACCGCAACCACGACGACGGCCCCTCAGGATGGCAACAGCAACCAGGCTGTCGCAACCACCGGCGCCAATGCCATGCAGCCCGCCAAGGGCGCCAATTCCTTCACCGAAGGCCAGGCGCAAGGCCGCATCGAGAAGGAAGGCTTCACCAAGGTCACGGCTCTCAAGAAGGACAATGACGGTGTGTGGCGCGGCCAGGGCATGAAGGGCAGCGCCAGCGTCGGTGTCTGGCTCGATTACAAGGGCAATGTCGGCCAGCAGTAA
- a CDS encoding helix-turn-helix transcriptional regulator has translation MPETDNLLGHFLKDRRARLDPIALGFSGRRRTPGLRREEVAQRSNISPTWYTWLEQGRGGAPSADVLNRIAGGLMLTDIEREHLFMLGLGRPPEVRYTPGEGVTPRLQRVIDAFEVSPALIKSATWDVVAWNHAAAVVLTDYGKLPPSERNILRIMFSNSKVRAAQPDWNSMARFVVAAFRADAARAGAVSEVADLVQDLCRLSPEFKVFWQDNEVRSHGDGVKRLQHPTLGAIEMDYSTFAVDARPDLSMIVYNPVSVADGDRIRSLIATHHVSAAAAS, from the coding sequence ATGCCCGAAACCGATAATCTGCTGGGGCATTTTCTCAAGGATCGTCGCGCGCGCCTCGATCCCATCGCCTTGGGTTTCTCAGGGCGCCGTCGCACGCCAGGCCTGCGCCGGGAGGAGGTCGCTCAACGCTCCAACATCAGCCCGACTTGGTACACGTGGTTGGAGCAAGGACGCGGTGGGGCGCCGTCGGCCGATGTTTTGAACCGGATTGCCGGCGGCCTGATGCTGACCGACATCGAGCGGGAGCACCTCTTCATGCTCGGGCTCGGGCGTCCCCCCGAGGTGCGTTACACGCCCGGCGAAGGCGTGACGCCCCGTTTGCAGCGCGTTATCGATGCCTTCGAGGTCAGTCCCGCGCTGATCAAGAGCGCAACCTGGGATGTCGTCGCGTGGAACCACGCTGCGGCCGTGGTTCTGACCGATTATGGCAAGCTGCCGCCGAGCGAACGCAACATTCTTCGCATCATGTTCAGCAATTCGAAGGTCCGCGCCGCGCAACCGGATTGGAACAGCATGGCGCGTTTCGTGGTCGCGGCCTTCCGGGCCGATGCGGCACGCGCCGGAGCCGTTTCAGAAGTCGCCGATCTCGTCCAGGACCTCTGTCGACTGAGCCCCGAGTTCAAAGTCTTTTGGCAAGATAATGAAGTTCGAAGTCATGGCGATGGTGTGAAGCGGCTCCAGCATCCGACCCTTGGTGCGATCGAAATGGATTATTCCACCTTCGCGGTCGACGCGCGGCCGGATCTCAGCATGATCGTCTACAACCCTGTCTCAGTCGCCGATGGCGATCGGATCCGCAGCCTCATCGCGACCCATCATGTGAGCGCGGCCGCTGCATCCTGA
- a CDS encoding ImmA/IrrE family metallo-endopeptidase gives METLQSSAKPVPARASKAVISAYAEDIARQLGFQIGNTLEPIVATLGGIIAYRNPIYVNSNASESIVVRGGNDFTIYLGTMTSPERDRFTIAHELGHLFIHYPLTSIDGAPTPMIATTWVDDDDEDQRRAEWEANWFAAAFLMPAEDFASYAKQMDLNELAMTFSVSYSAAEMRKTSLGIT, from the coding sequence GTGGAAACACTTCAGTCATCAGCAAAACCCGTTCCGGCGCGTGCCTCAAAAGCCGTCATCTCGGCCTATGCCGAGGATATCGCACGCCAACTGGGTTTTCAAATCGGCAACACGCTCGAGCCGATCGTCGCGACACTCGGTGGCATCATCGCCTATCGCAATCCCATCTACGTCAACTCGAATGCCAGCGAGTCCATCGTGGTTCGCGGCGGCAACGACTTTACGATTTATCTCGGCACCATGACGTCGCCGGAGCGCGACCGTTTTACGATAGCGCATGAACTCGGCCACCTCTTCATTCACTATCCGCTGACAAGCATCGATGGCGCGCCCACGCCTATGATCGCGACCACCTGGGTCGATGACGACGACGAAGACCAGCGCCGAGCCGAATGGGAAGCGAATTGGTTTGCGGCCGCATTTTTGATGCCTGCGGAAGACTTCGCGAGCTATGCGAAGCAGATGGATCTCAACGAACTCGCCATGACCTTCTCGGTCAGCTATTCGGCCGCAGAGATGCGGAAAACCAGCCTAGGCATCACGTAA
- a CDS encoding general stress protein produces the protein MRMIAHSYDTYDQATRAVTALEAAGVRHDDISLVSGDKTRSTAPAVTDDTTQTTAAGTGATAGTILGGGAGLLAGIGMLAIPGVGPVVAAGWLIATLTGAGVGAAAGGLLGSLTGAGIDDADAKTYTDHVGRGGTLVTVRTDDAMASRVESILEHGELRADMTAPIAPLGVDAGLRPGMTTRPINRPLTGVAGDAFRDRTISDMDRDDLTSRPNPVRDNAATRAVDNTLGTNVSGEHPTRKL, from the coding sequence ATGCGAATGATCGCTCACAGCTACGATACCTACGACCAGGCGACGCGCGCCGTTACGGCGCTCGAGGCAGCCGGCGTGCGGCACGACGACATCAGCCTCGTGTCAGGAGACAAGACCCGGTCCACCGCACCTGCGGTTACGGATGACACGACGCAGACGACCGCGGCCGGAACGGGCGCAACGGCCGGGACGATCCTGGGCGGTGGCGCCGGCCTGCTGGCGGGGATCGGCATGCTGGCCATCCCGGGAGTCGGGCCGGTCGTGGCGGCCGGTTGGCTCATCGCAACGCTGACGGGTGCCGGTGTCGGCGCGGCGGCGGGCGGCCTGCTCGGTTCGCTGACCGGCGCGGGTATCGACGACGCCGATGCCAAGACCTACACGGACCATGTCGGTCGCGGCGGGACGCTTGTGACGGTTCGGACCGATGATGCCATGGCGTCACGCGTCGAGAGCATTCTCGAGCATGGCGAGTTGCGCGCCGATATGACGGCTCCGATCGCTCCGCTTGGGGTTGACGCTGGTCTTCGTCCCGGCATGACGACCCGCCCGATCAACCGTCCCCTGACCGGCGTCGCGGGAGATGCCTTTCGTGACCGCACGATATCGGACATGGACCGTGACGACCTAACGTCACGGCCAAATCCGGTCCGGGACAATGCCGCCACGCGCGCGGTCGACAACACGCTTGGCACGAACGTCAGCGGCGAACACCCGACCCGTAAGCTCTGA